AACACTGTGCTCGTTGCGGCTTCCAATTTTCTCTTGATGCTCATGCGAGTGACAATTCCTCGCATCCGCGTGACAAATACCACGAGGCTGGCGAGCCAAATCGCCCCGACAAGTTGATGAATGCCTGCCAGCAGGAACGAACGCGAAACGACATCATCACCGGGGCTGATGAATTGCGGAAGAAACGACAGGTAGAACACTGCCACTTTGGGATTGAGGACATTTGTCATCAACCCTTCGACAAAGGCGCGTCGTGCACTCTTGCCGCTGCGAGCAACTGTTGTCGTCGCGTCTTCAACTTCACCTCTTGACCGCCACAGTGACCAGAGACCTTTCACACCGAGAAAGATCAGATACGCAGCCCCGAGCATCTTCACGGCATTAAACAGCTCTGCTGACTTCACCAGTATGATCGAGATTCCCAGTGCCGAAAACGAAGCATGCACCAGGCATCCGCAGATTATGCCCGCAGTCGTCGCCAAACCGGCGGTCTTACCCCCAGCCAGCGAGTTTTTCATTGTCAGGATTGTATCGTTTCCGGGGGTGATCGCCATGATCACCGATGCGATCGTAAACGCGACCAGCTGTTGATCCAGCATGTGCTTCCTTCCTGGGCTCTTCTATCTGCCGCAGCGACCTGTCATGCCGGGGCGTTAGTTGTCCGCTCTGACACTTAGAGCAAACTGATGGACTGAATACTTTGAGAT
This genomic interval from bacterium contains the following:
- a CDS encoding LysE family translocator — its product is MLDQQLVAFTIASVIMAITPGNDTILTMKNSLAGGKTAGLATTAGIICGCLVHASFSALGISIILVKSAELFNAVKMLGAAYLIFLGVKGLWSLWRSRGEVEDATTTVARSGKSARRAFVEGLMTNVLNPKVAVFYLSFLPQFISPGDDVVSRSFLLAGIHQLVGAIWLASLVVFVTRMRGIVTRMSIKRKLEAATSTVLIAFGLKLALEKR